One genomic segment of Vibrio penaeicida includes these proteins:
- a CDS encoding response regulator — MLNILIADDHALVRKGVIAALSEHVSSVNCEECTCIADVMTKLSGGDADLVLLDICLPDADGFSGLKSIKSSYPSVPVAILSARDDEQSVRGALDAGADGYIPKASSTQVMLSAIQLILEGEVYLPSLLLQATQSQTDGLANSSSNARSASGLTKRQQEVLQLIEKGYSNKEIAREIFCTEGTVKAHVTAIFKLLGVNSRVKAVIAAKAIQE, encoded by the coding sequence ATGTTAAACATACTGATTGCGGATGATCATGCATTAGTTCGAAAGGGAGTGATCGCAGCACTTTCAGAGCATGTGAGCTCAGTTAACTGCGAAGAGTGCACGTGTATTGCCGACGTAATGACAAAGCTCTCCGGTGGTGATGCAGATTTGGTTTTACTGGATATTTGCCTTCCAGATGCCGATGGATTTTCAGGGCTGAAATCCATTAAATCTTCCTACCCTTCTGTTCCTGTCGCCATACTTTCTGCTAGAGACGACGAGCAGTCCGTTCGGGGTGCATTGGATGCAGGGGCTGACGGATATATACCCAAAGCCAGTTCAACTCAGGTCATGTTGAGTGCTATTCAGTTAATTTTAGAGGGGGAAGTCTATCTCCCTTCATTGCTCCTCCAAGCAACACAGTCTCAAACCGATGGATTAGCAAACAGTTCATCGAATGCGCGCTCAGCTTCCGGTCTGACTAAAAGGCAGCAAGAAGTTCTTCAACTTATTGAGAAGGGATACTCAAACAAAGAGATTGCGCGCGAAATTTTCTGCACTGAAGGAACAGTAAAAGCACACGTCACTGCCATTTTTAAACTGCTAGGCGTGAACAGCCGAGTCAAAGCCGTGATTGCAGCCAAAGCCATTCAAGAATAA
- a CDS encoding AMP-binding protein, which produces MNSNANLGKMIELTCARFGDRVAFECQGKEITFNQVEHQSRQLAIWFQQHPELIQGDRIAIQLPNVLHYPIVAYAALRAGLVVVNTNPLYTYRELSHQLADSGAKALVVLDANNIDIEQIKFDTNVSIFLQASPVLSENSLVTPIDSAIEMASGELAPYDPSYSDICVLQYTGGTTGLAKGACLTHHGLIQNILQLSHRLNKQLNDDGEISICPLPLYHIYAFAVNMLLIFSYGGRNVLIPNPRDIDSMITAIEPHSFTMFSGINTLFVALCHHPKFKSLNFDSLKLTLSGGAALTENARKMWLDTTGKTISEGYGMSETSPVIALNEPGNEEYGTVGLPLVDTKVEIWDLNEKPLESGEVGEIVISGPQVMEGYWNRSQETEEVITSSGFFKTGDLGLIMPSGAIKIVDRLKDMILVSGFNVYPTEIEQVLCDHPSIMEAAVVGGEDPKTGEAVLAYITVSNPLTIDEVVAHCRENLTAYKVPKMIQILPELPKSTVGKILRRELRR; this is translated from the coding sequence ATGAATAGTAATGCGAATTTAGGGAAAATGATCGAGCTTACGTGTGCTCGTTTCGGCGACAGGGTCGCATTTGAATGCCAAGGAAAGGAAATCACCTTCAATCAAGTTGAACATCAGTCTAGGCAGCTCGCCATATGGTTTCAGCAACACCCAGAGTTGATACAAGGTGACCGTATTGCTATCCAACTGCCCAATGTACTGCATTATCCCATTGTGGCTTATGCCGCTTTACGCGCGGGGTTGGTCGTTGTAAACACCAACCCACTCTACACCTACCGAGAATTAAGCCACCAATTGGCGGATTCAGGCGCGAAAGCTTTGGTTGTGCTCGATGCAAACAACATCGATATAGAACAGATCAAGTTCGATACGAATGTCAGCATTTTTCTGCAAGCCAGCCCCGTTTTGAGCGAAAATTCGCTAGTCACTCCCATTGATAGCGCCATAGAAATGGCTTCTGGAGAACTGGCTCCCTACGATCCTTCCTACTCTGATATTTGCGTATTGCAATATACTGGCGGCACGACGGGCCTAGCAAAAGGGGCGTGCCTAACTCACCATGGATTAATACAAAACATCCTTCAGTTAAGCCATCGATTGAATAAGCAGCTGAATGATGATGGGGAGATTTCCATTTGCCCATTACCGCTGTATCACATTTACGCTTTTGCCGTGAATATGCTGCTAATTTTCTCATACGGGGGCAGAAATGTCCTCATACCTAACCCTCGTGATATTGATTCGATGATCACTGCAATCGAGCCTCACTCCTTCACCATGTTCTCTGGGATCAACACGCTTTTCGTTGCCTTATGCCACCACCCAAAATTTAAGTCTCTGAATTTTGATAGTTTAAAATTAACGCTTTCTGGTGGGGCTGCGCTGACGGAAAATGCTCGAAAAATGTGGTTAGACACAACAGGGAAAACCATATCAGAAGGCTATGGGATGTCGGAAACTTCGCCCGTCATCGCGCTCAATGAACCTGGAAATGAAGAATATGGCACCGTCGGTTTGCCGCTTGTCGATACGAAAGTGGAAATCTGGGATCTCAACGAAAAGCCCTTAGAATCGGGAGAAGTCGGCGAAATAGTGATTAGCGGCCCGCAAGTTATGGAAGGGTATTGGAATCGTTCTCAGGAAACTGAAGAAGTCATTACCTCAAGCGGCTTTTTTAAAACGGGGGATCTTGGGCTCATTATGCCTTCTGGGGCAATCAAAATTGTCGACCGACTCAAAGACATGATTTTAGTGTCTGGTTTTAACGTCTACCCGACCGAAATTGAACAGGTATTATGTGACCACCCATCCATTATGGAAGCCGCCGTTGTCGGAGGGGAGGATCCGAAAACAGGCGAGGCGGTTCTAGCCTATATCACCGTGTCTAACCCGCTCACCATTGATGAAGTTGTCGCCCATTGTCGCGAGAATTTGACCGCCTATAAAGTCCCTAAAATGATACAAATTCTGCCAGAGCTACCAAAGTCGACCGTTGGGAAAATTCTAAGAAGAGAGCTTCGCCGATAA
- a CDS encoding coniferyl aldehyde dehydrogenase yields MKNEPIDLQLSVHYLRLTSAFNANPFPSYDARIEKLKLLKHTILRNQDCLLKALSQDFGYRSDYESIVGDIYTTVSAINYTLKHLKSWMKPNRLKIGIQHQPAHSSVVYQPLGVVGIIAPWNYPINLALTPLTAAIAAGNRVMLKASEHTPKTNQQLKHILSEVFEADQVTFIQGGAETAIEFTKLKFDHIFFTGSTTVGREVMRAAADNLVPCTLELGGKSPVIIDQNVDIPKAVTRFIFGKTFNAGQTCVAPDYVFCPTSKIKQLVEAVSNQYKEMYTEESETIDSTHVINQNQFDRLSELVEDAVAKGAKAHTISPLSTRDQDTFFPLTLITDCQPDMRVMQEEIFGPILPIVGYEQKEEVAQSICAGDRPLALYLIGDDKDFQDYILTHTHSGGVCINDAAFHVTVEELPFGGVGQSGFGKYHGREGFLTFSNAKAILKRGGHLYPMSFLFPPYGNKMHALFYKLFVR; encoded by the coding sequence ATGAAAAACGAGCCAATCGACTTACAGCTAAGCGTTCACTATTTACGGTTAACGAGCGCTTTCAACGCTAACCCTTTTCCCAGCTACGACGCTCGTATTGAAAAGCTGAAATTGCTCAAGCACACCATTTTGCGCAACCAAGACTGCCTGCTAAAAGCATTAAGTCAGGATTTTGGCTACAGAAGTGATTATGAAAGTATTGTTGGTGATATTTATACGACCGTTTCAGCCATCAATTACACGCTAAAACACTTGAAAAGCTGGATGAAGCCTAACCGCCTTAAAATCGGTATACAGCATCAACCTGCTCACTCAAGTGTGGTGTACCAGCCTCTCGGAGTAGTGGGCATAATCGCCCCTTGGAATTACCCAATCAATTTGGCACTGACCCCTCTAACCGCCGCTATCGCTGCAGGTAACCGAGTGATGTTAAAAGCCTCTGAACATACACCAAAAACGAACCAGCAACTAAAACATATCTTGTCGGAAGTCTTCGAGGCAGACCAAGTAACCTTCATCCAAGGCGGTGCAGAAACGGCCATCGAGTTTACTAAGCTAAAGTTTGATCATATTTTTTTCACGGGTTCAACGACCGTGGGCAGAGAAGTTATGCGTGCCGCCGCCGACAATTTGGTTCCTTGCACATTGGAATTAGGAGGCAAATCGCCAGTAATCATCGACCAGAATGTGGATATTCCGAAAGCGGTAACTCGCTTCATTTTTGGAAAAACATTCAACGCAGGGCAAACATGTGTGGCTCCCGATTATGTGTTTTGCCCCACCAGCAAAATTAAACAACTGGTTGAAGCGGTTTCGAACCAATATAAAGAGATGTACACGGAAGAATCTGAAACCATCGATTCCACCCATGTCATCAATCAAAATCAATTTGACCGCCTTTCCGAACTGGTGGAAGACGCAGTAGCAAAAGGTGCAAAAGCTCACACCATTTCTCCGCTTTCCACACGAGACCAAGATACCTTTTTCCCACTCACGCTGATTACTGATTGCCAACCGGATATGCGTGTGATGCAAGAGGAGATATTTGGTCCCATTCTGCCCATTGTCGGGTACGAACAAAAAGAAGAAGTCGCGCAGAGTATTTGCGCTGGCGATCGCCCTCTCGCCCTGTACCTAATCGGTGACGATAAAGACTTCCAAGATTACATACTCACCCACACCCACTCCGGCGGTGTGTGTATTAATGATGCAGCCTTCCATGTCACGGTGGAAGAGCTTCCATTTGGTGGTGTGGGTCAATCAGGATTTGGGAAATACCATGGACGGGAAGGTTTTCTTACCTTTTCGAATGCAAAAGCCATTTTAAAAAGAGGCGGGCATCTTTACCCGATGTCATTTTTGTTTCCGCCCTACGGCAACAAAATGCACGCACTTTTTTACAAGCTTTTTGTCCGCTAA